From the Triticum urartu cultivar G1812 chromosome 4, Tu2.1, whole genome shotgun sequence genome, the window ACTTCTTTTGCATGTCTTTGTATGGATATAAGAATCTAGTATGAAAGTAAAATTTGAGGCATGCCCAGTCGGACACGTCCGCGGGCGTTTGAGCGGTTATATTTGTCATATGTGGATGTAGATGCTCTTATTACTTCTGTGAAATTTCCCCGTTCTCCTTCCGCTCACTGTTTAGTTGACCAGCATAGGTGTTCCAAATCCACCGACCGACCAGTGGGCCCCAGTCCCGCACTCCCTCAGAAAAAAAAAGCACTCCCGTCACCATAGTCCAGTCCACGCTCCGGCTCCATCCCCGAAACCTCGaaccacgccaccgccccactcCGACTTCCACCCCCAAACACGCTCGCCGACCGCGACCGGGAGGCGCCGGGATCCACGGGGAGCTCCACCGCCCCGTGCTTGACCGGTAAGTTTGACGGCCGGCTGGCTGACAACGACGGCGAGGCTGCAGCGAGATCGACGATCGGCTCGGCTCTGCTGGGCTGGCCGCGACGGCGAGCTCGCGACACGGGATCGGTTGGCGGCCGCGACGCTAACGACGGCGGGACGCTGAGGTAACCTTCATCCGCGCTCTCACCGTTCCCGGCCACTGCCAGCAACTCAGCTTCCACCCTCCGCTTTGCTGCGGCCGGTCAAACGCCCCCGTACCGATTTCACTTTCCCCTGATACGTTTCCATGTTCTGTGCCGCGGGCAGCCAAATCCGAGTCTCGCTGCAGCCCTCGACTTCTGTCCGTTAGATGGATCCGTGAGCGGCAAATTTGGTTTGCCAATGCGTTGTTCTGATCCAGATTCCTTTTATGGAGTTTTGCCTTCCACTGATCTCCATGTAGTGTGCATCTTAATTAAGTAGGGCAAGTATTAATTATGATGTGCTCATTCGGATACATTAATGCTAGGGCCATTGGTTATCTTTTTTTGTTATAGTTTAATGCTTGTGCATTGCTAAAATCAGTATGCTCTGTTGGgatttactccctccgtaaagaaatataagagtgtttagatcatgTTTGGTTTACATATATCTTGCCAAGATTTTCATTGTTTGTCGCATGTTTCATTTTAGGCAGTGAGCAGGCTTCATGGTAAACTCTCGACGTTGAAGCAGAGAGTACACTAGATGGCCATTCGGTGGTTGTATGCTGCTCTGGTCCAAATCCTTCTCTGCCTTGTGCTCTGCCAGCCATGCTATGGCACAGTAACTGACATCCAATGCCTGAAGAGGGTGAAGGCATCAGTTGATCCAAACAACAAGTTGCATTGGACATTTGATGACAACAAAGAAGGATCCATATGCACTTTTAACGGCGTGGAGTGCTGGCATCCTAATGAAAACCGGATTCTTTCTCTTCGGCTTAGCAGCATGGATCTGAAGGGCCAATTCCCTGATGGACTGGAGAACTGTAGTAGCATGACTTCGCTGGATCTATCAAGCAACAGCCTTTCCGGGCCAATCCCGGCTGACATCTCAAAACGGCTTCCATACATTACAAACATTGATCTCTCATATAATAGCTTCTCAGGGGAGATTCCAGAATCGCTAGCTAACTGCACCTATCTCAATGTTGTCAGTTTACAAAATAACAAGTTGACTGGAGCAATCCCAGGGCAGTTTGCTGGTCTTTCTCGCTTAACCGAGTTTAATGTTGCTAACAATAAATTGTCAGGCCAGATCCCATCATCTTTGAGCAAATTCTCATCATCCAATTTCGTAAATCAAGACCTCTGTGGGAAACCTTTGAGCGGTGATTGCACTGCCTCTTCAAGCAGTCGTACAGGGGTGATTGCTGGTTCTGCTGTTGCTGGTGCAGTCATCACTTTAATCATTGTTGGTGTGATTTTATTCATTTTCTTGCGGAAAATGCCTGCCAGAAAGAAGGAAAAGGACCTGGAAGAAAATAAGTGGGCGAAGTCTATCAAGGGAGCAAAAGGAGTGAAGGTATGCCACCCcacccaccccaccccacccacGGGATCTTGAGATGCTATTTTAGTTTTGTATTTATATTTTTTTAATAAATGTTAGCCGTCCTTTGTTTCTAACTGACAAAATCTGCCGCGTCTTGTCCCACAAAAAGATGTTTCATCTTTGTGAAGATCCAGAACTGGAGATACCAAATTATCAGTATCTATTATTATCAGATTAATGTTTTTGCGAAATACAAAAGCAGAATATTCTTATACATATATCTTTTGCCTTGAAAAATAACCTGTATCATGTTTAACTAGAAGTATAGCTGTCAGCCATTTATTTGAAGCACCAGACGTATCGAAAACATGACTTATCAGCTTAGGCATACAAACTTTTGGTTGGCTACATTGTCACATGTGTTTCTGTAAATTCTCATTACAGGTATCAATGTTTGAAAAATCAGTTTCAAAGATGAAATTGAATGATCTGATGAAGGCAACAGGTGATTTTACCAAGGAAAACATTATTGGAACTGTTCATTCCGGAACTATGTACAAAGCTACACTTCCTGATGGTTCATTCCTTGCTATCAAGAGGTTGCAAGATACTCAGCATTCAGAGAGCCAATTCACATCCGAGATGTCAACATTGGGAAGCGCTAGGCAACGCAACTTAGTTCCACTATTAGGTTACTGCATTGCTAAGAAAGAGAGGCTCTTGGTGTACAAGTACATGCCCAAGGGTTCACTCTATGATCAACTGCACCATGGAGGCAGTGATAGAGAGGCTCTGGCATGGCCGTTGAGGCTAAAAATTGCCATTGGGGCTGGTAAAGGGTTGGCGTGGCTTCATCACAGTTGCAACCCCCGCATTCTTCACCGCAATATTAGCTCCAAGTGCATACTACTTGATGATGACTATGAGCCTAAGATTTCAGATTTTGGCCTGGCAAGGCTTATGAATCCAATCGACACCCACCTGAGCACATTCGTCAATGGCGAGTTCGGCGACTTGGGTTATGTAGCTCCTGAGTACACGCACACCCTTGTCGCCACGCCAAAAGGGGATGTCTATAGTTTTGGTGTAGTCTTGCTTGAACTGGTCACCGGTGAAGTGCCCACGCGTGTATCAAAGGCCCCAGAAAATTTCAAAGGGAGTTTGGTAGATTGGATAACATACCTATCAAACAACTCTATACTTCAAGATGCAGTGGACAAGTCCATGATCGGAAAGGACAATGACGCCGAGCTGCTTCAAGTTCTGAAGGTCGCCTGTTCCTGCGTGCTTTCTGCTCCAAAGGAAAGACCTACAATGTTTGAAGTGTACCAGCTTCTGAGGGCTGTTGGGGAGAAATACCATTTTAGCGCCGCTGATGATGAACTGGCGCTCCGACCGCAGGATGCTGACTCTAAGAAGCTGGATGAGCTTATTGTGGCGAAATAGACGGGTCTGTCTGGTACGTTGATGCTGGGTGTTTGTTGTATCTTGTGAATGGTCAGGTTGAGATGGTAGTAATGTACTAGTACTATCTGGACTCCTTCGCTAGCTAGCGAAGCCATCGGAAGCTCAATCAATGTTCATGGTCCTGGAAATAGCATGTTGTTGTAAGATGTGTATGACCTGTGAGTTCCACGTTATAGCATGTTGTTGTAAGATGTGTATGACTTGTGAGTTCCACGTTCTGTACTTGCTCAGTCTGTAGTGCATCTTTGGGATTATGTAACTGGTCCTGACGTTTTTGTAGAAGTACGTAGTTTGCAGTGCTCAGTTTGATGTGCTCTTTAGCATTTTTTTCCTTATTGTTACTATTTGCTTATGAAATCGCTACtttttacagagggagtacaatgGTGATAGTGCCTATCCCTGAACTGCCCTAGGTCTATAAACTTaaagttactccctccgttcactaACTTCTTTTTTCTGAATCGGATGTGTGTATATatgttttagtgtgtttgttcagCCATTTCAGCccgtatgtagtctatattgTAATATCCAAAACATATTATATTGGTGAATGGAGGAAGTAGCAAATTAGAACAAACATGTGTGGTATTAACATTGGGATTTTAGGAATAAGGTATATATCTGCTGTATTTGAGGTAGGTAGTGCAGTTTTTCTAGAAGGAAAAACAATTAGCAATTACTCCCTTATTTCCAAAATATTTGAAGTTCTAGATTTCTCCTAAGCCATACATATTTTAGTTTGACCAAGTCTATAGAAAAATATACTAACATATACAACATCAAATAAGTCTTACTATATGGTTGATGTTGTAGATGTTGATAAACTTGAAGAGCTTTGGCTTAGTACAAACTTAGAACTTCAATGGAATGGAGAGAGTACCTTCAATGTTGTTCTCTTCCCCATGAATTATCGACACAATATGGGTAGCCAAAAAATATACATCTCGTTTGTTCTAAATAAAAAAGATTAAGGAAAATCGAAATCATAAGTCAAATTGATGACATCACACCATGTAAGGAGATTGGACTTGAAAGTTTGACCCAATCGGTATCTGAGTTTCAAAACGAAGTGCAATAACACTGGCACACAACAAAGTGCAATAGCTAACCACCGGAGATGATGGGCCTGCTCTAAGTCTAAAACAGTTAAATATGCCACTAGAAAGGTGTTACCTGTGTATGTGTTTTTCATAGAGTAATACTTGTGTATGTGTTTGAACCAATGAATTTACGATGGATCCAGCAAAAAAAAGCAGGTGAGGGCACGTCCTAGTTCCAGCAAAAGTGGACGTTGGTTCCAGCATGATGGTGTTCCGGCTAGGGACTACCAGTTCGGGGGCCCCTGCCCGAGATCTGCTGGATTTGGCTCCATCACAACATGTCGCCTCGCCGGTTGTAGCATTTTGCACCGCTAGATGTAACTCCGCCGTGTGCCCCATCGATTGTAGCAGATTTGCAGTAAAAAAGTCGTCGCCACCACATCGATTGTGACTCGCCAGGGATGGATGTAGCAAACTGCCGTCGCCATAGTAGCAAAAAGTAGACACAATTGCAGCAAAAAAGTTGCAGCTCGCCTCCCTTCCCTTGCCGGTCGCAGCTCCCGACTGTGAGGATGATTAGAGAAGAGATGTATTTGGTGCTTAGAATGGGGAAGGATTGCATGGATGAGAATGCCCACAGAGCAGCTCGTGGGGCCCACGGCATACGTGAGCGATCTGACGAGCGTCGGATTGACGTGGATCGCACGACTCACGCGCGACCGGTGGAGTTTTTATCCGGTCGACCGGATGAAATCGTTTACCATCAAACAATCGTAGCACACAACAATTAGGAGGGATCGCGCGACTTACGGGTGTGTCACATTCACACGCGTGCCGGCCAGGCAAACACGACATCAGGTCCGTTCGTCCGATTGGGGGTAGAAGCATATACAGTTATCCTTTCCCCTCATGTGAACTGTGTTCGAGAGCGGCGAACAAGGAGAGATCTCGGTCCCCCGCTCCCTTACGACCGGATCTGCAGTCTCTTCCCTCTCCGGTGATGGGAGAGTGGAGCGACCTCGGATTTATGCCCTAGGCGTGTAGATAGTAGGTTAGGGATCTCGGCAATGTGGTCATGGTGGTAGTGACGGTGACACAAGGGAATAAATGTCTTTAATATTCTCCCCCCACCTCGGTGAGGCCACTTGTGGCGCGCCTGATAAGCTTCTGGCGGTTGGTGCTTGTGGATCTACGGATCCAGCAAGCTTTTGTGCTCCAGGCATGGACGTCGTGGCGGAGGCAATGATTACGATGTGGGGATTTTGTTCCTTAGCTTCATCTTCGTCGCATCGAGATTGGCTATGGCTTTGTTATGGAGCTCGTGGGGAGGGTACAACAGCGACCAGTATCTGGTGTCGGGAGCGGCTGCTGCCTATTTAGGAGGTGGTTTTGCGCGGCAGGCATGGCACAAGGGCCCCCGGTTCAACGTCTTTACCGAAAAAGGCTCGCGCTCcactttatatataaagcaatgATCACCATACAAACCGACACATACAACTCACTCCCACAACACACACACTCAAGGCAAAGATACAAGGGTGTATAAGAACAGCTAGATCGTCCCATCCACTCTAAGAAACTACATGTAGGCAGAGAGAGCATCACTTGGAGTCTCCGAAGACCTCAACCGTGAGTGAGTCACCGCAAAGAGAGAAAGTTGTGCACGACAAGCCGAAAACTCCAAGATGGTGCCTTCAAGAAGGGCACGACACAAGAGTATCATCACCATCCGATCCCGCGATCGAGGTTTTCCTCGGAGCAATCGGAGCATGTAGAGGAGCGTGACGACGCCTTCAAGAAAGAGGCGACGTTACCGTCGGCTTGGCAGAGCCAAAGCAGGTTTTCACCCTGGGAAGTCCTCAAAGCCACCGAGGTGAGGCACAGCAAGCCAGGCCCACCGCACCCATCCCTCTGGTTGTCGCACCCTGACCACCACACCGCCCGCACGATCATGGCAGCCAGCTCACACCCGAGCCGTGAGCTACGCCCATGAGCCCACGCCTCCCAcctccagggccgccgccccgacACCCATGGCCCCGACACCATCCCCAACCGAGGCTTGCAGCCATGACCGGCAAAGAGACGTGCGGGAAGGCACCTCCTTCCCTGCCCCTGGATGCCCCCCAGGTCCGAGGCCCACCCCTGGGCCGGCCGCACTCGGCTGCCAGCGCCCCGTCCTGCCAGGCCGTGCAAGACCGAGCTCCCCG encodes:
- the LOC125550705 gene encoding probably inactive leucine-rich repeat receptor-like protein kinase At5g48380; amino-acid sequence: MAIRWLYAALVQILLCLVLCQPCYGTVTDIQCLKRVKASVDPNNKLHWTFDDNKEGSICTFNGVECWHPNENRILSLRLSSMDLKGQFPDGLENCSSMTSLDLSSNSLSGPIPADISKRLPYITNIDLSYNSFSGEIPESLANCTYLNVVSLQNNKLTGAIPGQFAGLSRLTEFNVANNKLSGQIPSSLSKFSSSNFVNQDLCGKPLSGDCTASSSSRTGVIAGSAVAGAVITLIIVGVILFIFLRKMPARKKEKDLEENKWAKSIKGAKGVKVSMFEKSVSKMKLNDLMKATGDFTKENIIGTVHSGTMYKATLPDGSFLAIKRLQDTQHSESQFTSEMSTLGSARQRNLVPLLGYCIAKKERLLVYKYMPKGSLYDQLHHGGSDREALAWPLRLKIAIGAGKGLAWLHHSCNPRILHRNISSKCILLDDDYEPKISDFGLARLMNPIDTHLSTFVNGEFGDLGYVAPEYTHTLVATPKGDVYSFGVVLLELVTGEVPTRVSKAPENFKGSLVDWITYLSNNSILQDAVDKSMIGKDNDAELLQVLKVACSCVLSAPKERPTMFEVYQLLRAVGEKYHFSAADDELALRPQDADSKKLDELIVAK